A single genomic interval of Bacillota bacterium harbors:
- a CDS encoding nitroreductase, with translation MDYYAVVNSRCSIRKYRSDQIEQEKVIRVLDAARRAPSWKNQQCWRFLVVADAAKRQALSETLRQGNPATKAFLQAPLVVALCAKPDDSGNVNGREYYMLDAGLALENLTLAATNEGLATCIVGAFNEDLVRTALGVPPDFRVVALTPLGYPEEQPNPRPRKSLEEIAFWEQWGQPIA, from the coding sequence ATGGATTATTACGCTGTAGTGAATAGCCGGTGCAGTATTCGCAAATACCGCTCCGACCAGATAGAGCAAGAAAAGGTAATCCGCGTACTAGACGCGGCCAGAAGAGCACCTTCTTGGAAGAACCAGCAGTGCTGGCGATTTTTGGTCGTGGCTGACGCTGCCAAACGCCAGGCCTTAAGCGAGACGTTGCGCCAGGGTAACCCCGCGACCAAAGCTTTTCTGCAGGCCCCGCTGGTGGTAGCCTTATGCGCGAAGCCAGACGATTCGGGGAATGTCAACGGGCGAGAATATTACATGCTCGATGCGGGGCTGGCTTTGGAAAACCTGACCTTGGCGGCGACCAACGAGGGTTTAGCGACTTGTATAGTCGGGGCGTTTAATGAGGACCTGGTCAGGACTGCCCTGGGGGTACCGCCGGATTTCCGGGTGGTGGCTTTAACACCGTTGGGTTATCCCGAGGAACAACCGAATCCCCGACCGCGCAAGTCTTTGGAAGAAATCGCCTTCTGGGAACAATGGGGACAACCAATTGCCTGA